The following DNA comes from Mucisphaera calidilacus.
GATCGAGGCGGGTGAGCGTTACCAGACGCTTCTGGGTGCGACGGGGACGGGCAAAACGTTCACGATGGCGAACGTCATTGCGCGGGTGAACAAGCCGACGCTGATCATCTCGCACAACAAGACGCTGGCGGCGCAGCTGTACGAGGAGATGCGGGAGCTGTTCCCGAACAACGCGGTGTCGTACTTCGTGTCGTACTACGACTACTACCAGCCGGAGGCGTACATCCCGCAGCGGGACATCTATATCGAGAAGGACTCGTCGCGGAACGATGACCTGGATCGGTTGCGGATGGCGGCGACGAGCAACCTGGTGTCGCGTCGGGACACGATCGTGGTGGCGTCGGTGTCGTGTATTTTCGGTCTGGGTTCGCCTGACGCGTTCAAGAACGCGGTGATGAGCATCAGCGTGGGTCAGATGCTGCCGCGGCAGGACTTTCTGCGGGGGTTGACGGACCTTCAGTACGCGCGGTCGGAGTATGAGTTGAAGCGTGGGACGTTCCGTGTGCGTGGGGACGTGATCGAGCTGGTGCCTGCGTCGGAGGAGTTCGCGTACCGGATTGAGCTGTTCGGGGATGAGATCGAGTCGCTGGCGCTGATCCATCCGACGTCGGGGGAGTTGCTGGCGGAGGAGCAGCACCTGCACGTGTTCCCGGCGGTGAACTACGTGATGCCTGAGGAGAAGCTGGAGGGTGCGCTGGGTTCGATCCGTGAGGAGCTGGACCGTCGTGTGATGGCGCTGCGTTCGGAGGCGAAGCTGCTGGAGGCTCAGCGTCTGCTGGCGCGGACGAAGTATGACCTGGAGATGATGGCGGAGGTGGGTTACTGCTCGGGCGTGGAGAATTACTCGCGTCACCTTGATGGTCGTCCTGCGGGTTCGCGGCCTTACACGCTGCTGGACTATTTCCCGTCGGACGACTGGCTGATGATGATCGATGAGAGTCACGTGACGCTGCCTCAGGTTCAGGCGATGTACAACGGCGATCAGGCGCGCAAGCGTGTGCTGGTGGATCACGGCTTCCGCCTGCCTTCGGCGCTGGACAACCGGCCGTTGAAGTTCGAGGAGGTGGAGAAGACGTGGAGTCAGGTGGTGTTCGTGACGGCGACGCCCGGGCCTTACGAGATGGAGCAGACGCGGGGTCAGGTGGTGGAGCAGATCATCCGTCCGACGGGGCTGGTGGACCCGGTGATCGAGGTGCGTCCGGCGGACGGTCAGGTGCCGGACCTGTTGACGATGGTGCGGGAGCGGAAGGCGGCGGGCGAGCGTGTGCTGGTGACGACGCTGACCAAGCGTCTGGCGGAGGATCTGGCGGCGTACCTGGCGGGTCAGGAGATCAACTGCCGGTACCTGCACTCGGAGATCGACACGCTGGATCGGGTGGCGATCCTTCGCGAGCTGCGTGAGGGTCAGTTTGATGTGCTGGTGGGCGTGAACCTGCTGCGTGAGGGGCTGGACCTGCCTGAGGTGTCGATGGTGGCGATCCTGGACGCGGACAAGACGGGATTCCTGAGGTCGGCGACGAGTCTGATCCAGCAGATGGGTCGCGCGGCGCGGAACGTGAATGCTTATGTGGTGCTGTACGCGGACTCGGTGACGCCCGCGATGCAGGCGGCGATGGACGAGACGGAGCGTCGTCGTGCGAAGCAGCTGGCATACAACGCGGAGCACGGGATCACGCCGAAGACGGTGGAGAAGGCGATCCGCAAGGGGATCGAGCTGGAGCTCCGGGCGCGTCGGACGGCGCGGAAGCTGATGAACGAGGAGGTGGAGGAGGAGGCGATCGACCGGGACGAGCTGCTGGCGGAGCTTCGGAAACAGATGTACGAGGCGGCGGAGTCGCTTGAGTTCGAGAAGGCGGCGGGGATCCGGGATCAGATCAAGCAGATCGAGGCGTCGCCTGAGTTGAAGCGTGTCCCGGCGGCGATGAAGCCGGAGAAGAAGCCGGGGACGCCTGGCGTGCGTGTGGTGAAGCGTGGGAAGAAGCGGAAGGCGGGTCAGCCTTAATCGGGCTTCTGATCATCGTCGTGGCCGGAGTCCGAGTGCCTGGGCGAGTGCGTAGTTGGGGTTGAGGTTGTCGTCGGCGATGCCGAAGCCGCCCTTGTAGTCCCACATGGTCCAGACGATGCCGTTGCGTTCGAGCGCCTGGCGCATGTGGCGTGACCACGTGATGCGGTCCTCGGCCCTGGCGTGGGGGATGTAGACGCCGAACTCGTTGCACATGATGGGGACGTTGTGCTGTCGGGCCCAGTCGCCGGCCTGATCGATGCGTTGGTTGATGCGTTGGGCGTTCCACTGCTGGTTGCCGTAGTCGGTCAGCCACTGGATGACGTCGACGTCGGTGGTGTTGTCGATGAGGATGCGGACGTTGTCGGGGGTCGAGGGGTAGGGGACCATGCTGACCTGCTGGGGGACGGGTCCGGCCCAGTTAGCGCCCTGGTGGGTGAAGATGAAGGGGTCGTAGCAGTGGAAGTTGTAGACGACGTTGTCCATCTCGAGGGGTTTGAGTTTGAGGAGTTCGTCGATGCCTGACCAGCGGTCGGCGGCGGCGATGATGGTGTGATTGGGTGCCGCGGCGCGGACGGCCCTGGCGATGTCGGTCTGGAAGGTCTGCCAGAGGTCGTCGGGGTAGTCGAGGGGTTCGTTGAGGAGTTCGAACCAGAGCCGCTGGGGCGGGTGATTGGCGTGGTGGGCGGCGAGGGCGGACCAGTTCTTGATGAAGGCTGCGCGTGCTTCGGGGTCCTCGATGAGGCGTTGTTTGAATTCTTCGCCCGGGTGGATGTCGAGGATGACGTTGAGGCGTGACTTGAGGATCATGCGGAGGCCGACGTCGAGGGCGTAGAGTCGGCTCTTGTTGAGCTGGCCGGGTTGTTCGTTGTTGAAGAGCCCGTCGGGCTCGACGGAGACGCGGACGTGGTCGAAGCCGAGTCTGCTGATGAGGTCGATGTCCTGCTGGGTGATCTTGGAGAAGAAGTAGTCATTGGTGTAGCCGCGTGGGTCGAAGACCTGGGCGTGCCAGTGGCTGAGGTTGATGCCGCGTCGGAAGCCGTTGAGGTCCTGTGCCATCAGCGTGAGGGGTGTGAGGAGGGTGATCAGGATCAGCGTGAGGAATCGATGCATGGCTGACTTCTCCAAGGGTAGCTTGTGTGATGCACAGACTACCTGAGGATAGCGGGCTGGCGTCGGATGCGTGGGGCAATCATGCGAGATTGAGGGGCAAATGCGGTGGCGTGATCGTCTGGCGGGGCGGGTAGACTGCGCTGCTTGAGTGTCCTGAAAAGATGGAGACCGCTGATGCGTCGGATTCTGGTGTTGGTTGTTGTGCTGGCGTGCTGCGTGGCGGCGCGTGGTGAGGTGGAGGATTTCACGTTCCTGCAGGTGAGTGACATGCACCTGAACCCGCGGCCGGAGGGTGCGGCTTATGAGCCGGACGGCCGGAGCGTGAAGGCGATGGCGTGGGTGGCGGGTGAGAGCGGGAAGGAGCAGTCGCTGGAGCCTTACCAGGTGACGGCTGTGGCGCCGGACCTGACGCTGTTCACGGGCGATCTGTTTGAGTATTCGGTGATCGGTGACACGTGGGGGGACCTGGAGCGTGCGCTGGCGGGGTTCCGGACCACGAACTACCTGATGCCCGGGAATCACGACAACACGTGGGCGAGCATCACGCCGAAGCTTCGCGCATTGTACATGCACCGCGAGGGGATCAACGCGAGCGTGGAGGGGCATTACGCGTTTACGCACAAGGGCGTGCGGTTCATTCAGTTGAACACGTCGGGTCTGCTGGAGGCGGTGCCGGCGATTCCGCGGGGGATGCTGACGTGGCTGCGCGGGGAGTTGGACGGTCTGGATCCTTCGATGCCGATCATCGTGTCGATGCACCACCCGCTGATCGGCTCGCGGAGTTACGCGAGCGAGTACGACACGCTGCGTCTGCATGAAGTGTTGCGCGGGCGGAACGTGGTGCTGCTGCTGGACGGTCACTGGCATTCGGCGCAGGTGCGCAGGTGGCATCAGTATGACTCGGTGTGCGGCGGGAGCACGTTCGGGAAGAACACGGGCTACAACATCATCTCGATTCAGGACGGGATGCTGCGGGTGGCGTATCGGTACAAGGAGGACCCGCTGGGGATGGACGGCCTTGTGGAGAAGCGGATTGACGCGGAGCCGGCGTATCTCAAGAGTGAGTTGGTGATTCCGGCGTCGACGCGTCATGGCGAGGCGGTGCGTGTGTCGCTTCGTGTGACGGGTGGTGATCGGGTCACGTCGGCGCGGCTTCGTGTGGACGGTGATGTCGAGGGCATGCTTGCGCTGGAGCAGGAGGGCGCGTCGTGGTCGGGTGTGATCGAGACGTCGTCGATGGTGCCGGGTCGTCACTTTCTGGCGATCGAGGCGGAGCGTGCGGACGGCGCGGTGTTCACGCGGGCGGGTGAGTTCTTCGTGGAGCCTGATCCGGGTGTGATGCGTGTTGAGCGTCGTCAGTTGGTGTCGGGGGTCAAGGCGGGGATGATCCCGCTGGATGACGGTGTGATGCTGGCGAGTGTGGATGGCGCGATCTACCAACTCGGCGAGGACCTTCGCGTTCGTGTGGTGATGGGTCAGGGTGGGCAGATCGTGCATGGTTTTGCGGGGACTGAGGATCGGCTTTTCTATGGCCGGGACTCGGGGTACATGCAGAGTTCGCGTTACCCGACCGTGAAAGAACGCATGGGCTGGATGAAGAATCTGAATGAGCCTTTGTACGCGCCGGCGGTCGTTGCGGACGGGGTGGTGTATGTGGGTGATGCGTCGGGTCGTGTGCACGCGCTGGACGCGACGAACGGCGAGCCGATCTGGAAGACCAAGGTTGCGGCGTACGGGATCGAGGCGGCTTGTGCGGTGACGGATGAGCTGGTGATCGTGGGTGCGTGGGACGGTTTTATTCACGCGTTGGACCGTGAGACCGGCGAACAGCGGTGGAGCGTTTGGAACGCGAAGGGCCAGACGGACCGCAAGAGCCGCTACTACGGGCCGGCGGACAGTGCCCCGGTGGTGATGGGCGAGAGGCTGTTCGTGACCGATCGCGGTTACGTGCTGGGCGCGTACACGCTGGAGGGCGAGTTCGAGGGCGTGGTGATGGAGGGGATCACGGCGATCAGCCGGAGTGAGGATGGCGAGCACTTCTACGGCCGTGGCTTGTCGGACCGGGTGATGAAGTTTGATGCCGAGGGCGAGGTGGTGTGGGAGGTTGAGGTGCCTGCGGGTCGTCTGCCGGTGCCGGCTACTGAGCGTGGCGGGCGTGTGGCGGTGACGTCGAACGATGGTCTGCTGAGTGTGCTGGACGCTGAGGACGGCTCGCTTGTGGCGCAGGTGCGTGTTAGTCCCGGGCTGTACGTTCAAGCACCGGCGGCGATTGATGCCGCGGGCAGGGTTTATGTGGCGGACCTGGACGGCGTGGTCACCCGGGTGACGCTGGCCGAGTGAGGCTGGAGTCGGGCTCAAAGAAATACCCCCAGGCCCCTTGACGGGCCCGGGGGCGGAACACGGTCGGTGTCAGCGAACGTCGTGATTAGCGACGACGCAGCATGGCGAGACAGCCCAGACCGGTGAGGGCGAGTGATGCCGGCTCGGGGACGACGTCCCAGGTGGCCGGGCGGCTGGCGAAGCCGTCGATGAACTCGTTGTGGCCGGCGTAGAAGGGGCCGAGGAGTTCGGGCTGCGCGTCGAAGTTGACGACGTTGTCGTTGTACATGGCGACGCCGTTCTCGGCATCGATGGAGAGGCGGGCCCAGTCGGCGTCGACGCCGGTGAGGTCGAACTCGGCGAGGATGTCCCAGGTGCTGTTCTGGCCGCCGTTCTTGGCGTCGACGAGGTAGAGGAAGACGTCGACTTCGCTGCGGGAGATGAGCCAGGCCAGGCCGGTCGAGCCGTTGATGCCCGAGCCGACGCTGAGGCGGCTGGCGGGGTCGGGGACGTTGAAGAAGATGCCGGAGTTACCGATGCCGAACATGGTGGACTCGGCGGAGGGGTTCGCGCCGCCACGGAGCGGGGTGGGGTTGGTGTCGATGTAGGCGTAGATGTCGAAGCCATCGACGAGTTCGTTGGAGGTGGCGAAGGTGCCGCCGAAGTCGGCCATGGCGATGGCGTTGCCGCCCTGCGGTGAAGCGGGGATGGCGGTGGGGTTCATCGCGGAGACAACGGTGGGGTCGATGACCTCGGGGTTGATGTAGGAGGCGGTGTAGTCGCCGGTGAGGGTGGTGCCGGTGGCGAGGCCGTCGACGTCGGGGACGTTGTGGCTGACGACCTGGGGGAGGTTGTTGGAGGCACCGGGTGTCTGGGGGAGCTGGCCGAAGTCGTAGCCGTTGACATCGGTATCGACGCCGTCGAGGTAGCGGCTCATCGACTGGCCGACGCCGACGCCGGGGACGAGGCTCTGGCTGGCGTAGATGCCGCCGCCGAGCTGTGCACCGATGACGGGATCTGTGGTGGCGATGCCCTTGGAGGTCTCGAAGGCCACGGCGTCGATCAGGGCGCCGGCCGCGTCGTAGAGCTCAACGGTCTCGTTGCGGTCTTCCATGTAGCCCTGGTCCTGCGACGCGAGGCCGGAGGCGGGACGGGGAAGCGGGGTGTAGTCGACGTTGGGGACGTTGGCCGAACCGACGACGAAGTAGCCGCCCGCGGGGATGATCGAGCCGGCGGGGAGGGGGTAGTTGGGGCCGGCGCCGAAGGGGTCGCGGGTGTCGAGGACCCAGCCGGAGAGGTCGACGTCGGCGGTGCCGGCGTTGTAGAGCTCGATGAACTCGCCGTCGGGTTCGGACGAACCGCTGTTGTCGTTGACGTCGAGGTCGTAGAGGACCTCGTTGACGTAGACCTGGGCGTCGGCGTTGGCGCCGAAGCCCATGAGTGCTGCGATGAGCAGGGTTGAAGTGGTGACGCGTTCCATTTCTCGAATCCTCCTGTGGGGTTACGGATGCGGGCGACATTGCCCTGGGGTGAACAAGACCCGGGTGACGCGTTGGCATCACCCGGGCGTGTGGGTCAGCGGCGGCGGATCAGTGCGAGGGCACCGAGGCCGATGAGCGCAGCCCCGGCGGGCTCGGGTGTCTGTGTGGTTTCGAAGTTGGTGGCGAGGATGGAGAGGTCGAGGAGGTTGACCAGTCCGTCTCCGTTGAAGTCGCCGTCGGCGTTGGTGTAGGGGGTGTCGGTTCCGTCGAAGTTGGAGGCGAGGACGGAGAGGTCGAGGAGGTTGACGAGGCCGTCGCCGTTGGCGTCGCCGGGGAGGCTGACGACGGAGCTGACCATGTCCCAGGTGGCGGGCCGGGTGGCGCGGCCGTCGACGAACTCGTTGAAGCCGACGTAGAAGGTGCCGAGGAGATCGGGCTGTGCGTCGAAGTTGATGATTTCGTCGTTGTAGGTGGCGACGCCGTTCTCGGCATCGATGGAGAGACGTGCCCAGTCGGCGGCTTCGTCGGTGAGGTCGTACTGAGCGAGGATGTCCCAGGTGTCGTAGTCGCGTCCGCCCTGCTTGGCGTCGACGAGGTAGAGGGTGGCGTCGACGTCGGTGCGGAGGAAGAGCCAGGCGAGGCCGGTGGAGCCGTTGACGTTGGATCCGGTGGCGCCGAGCTTGTCTTCGGGGTCGGGGATGTTGAAGTTGGCGTCGGTCGTGCCGATGCCGAACATCGTGGATTCCTGCGGCGTGTTGCCGTCGGCGCGGGTCACGACGGAGGTTTCGAGGTAGGCGTAGATATCGATCTTGTCGACGAGTTCCTGGCCGGCGACCATGGTGCCGCCGGAGGAGTCGGAGACTGCGATGGCGTTGCCGCCCTGGGGTGAGGGGACGATGACGGTGGGGTTGAGGGTGGAGACCACGGTGGGGTCGATGACGGTGGCTGCGACCCAGGACTCGGTGTATTCGGTGAGGGTCGCGCCCTCGGCGAGGCCGTCGACGTCGGGGACGACGTGTTGTGGGACGGAGGGGAGTGCGTTGGGTGCGCCGGGGGTGGCCTTGAAGGCGCCGAAGTCGTAGCCGTTGACGTTGGTGTCGTGGCCGTCGATGTAGCGGCTGACGGAGATGTTGCCGTCGGCGCGGATGGACTGGAAGTTGCTCCAGAGGCCGCCGGGGACGGTGGAGGCGGAGGGGTTGGTCTCGTCGATGTCGGGGCCGGCACCGATTTCGGCGAAGACCTCGGCGGGGATGAAGATCTGGTTGGCGTCGGCGCCGCTCACCCACTTGTTGACTTCGTAGCGGACGGCATCCTGGAGCACGCCGGTGTTGCTGTAGAGTTCGATGGTTTCGCTGCGGTCCTCGAAGAGCCCCTGCTTGGCCTGGCTGCCGTTGCCGTTGGGGGTGTTGTAGTAGGGGGTGAGGACCTGATCGACGTTGGGGACCGAGCCCCAGCCCATGACGTAGAAGTCGCCGGCGGCGAGGGTGGTGCCTGCGGGGATCTCGAAGGAGGCGTTGAGGCCGCTGAGTCCGTCGGAGTCGACGGTGTCCCAGGCGTCGAGGGTCCAGCCGCTGATGTCGACGGGGCCGTTGCCGGCGTTGTAGAGCTCGACGAACTCGCGGTTGGTGTCCTCGGCGTCGTAGTTGTTGGTGTCGTAGATAAACTCGTTGATGACGACCTGGCCGCTGGCGGCGGAGGTCGAGAGGGCGAGTGCGAGCGCGAGCAAGGAACGTGTCTTGAGCATCCTGATATCTCCTCAGTGAGTGCTTGCGGGCGGAGTGGACAACGGCAGAACATCGCCGGGTCCCGGGGGTGTTATGAAAATTATGCAGAGGATGTTCAGATATAACCACGAGTGAATTCGCGATTTTTGATACGGAATTGACCCTTTAACTGATCTCTAACGTTAATATTGTGATATTCTCAACTCATGGAACCGTTACTCGAGCATCTGACGCCGACGCCCCAGTCTTCGTTTCGCCTGTACACGCGCGTGGATGATCACTTTTCATTCGAGTGGCATCACCATCCGGAGTACGAGTTGACGCTGATTCTGGAGGGTTATGGTCGCCGTTTCGTGGGCGATTCGATTCACGGGTACGAGGCGGGTGACTTGGTGCTGATCGGCCCGTATCTGCCGCACACGTGGCAGTCGGACGAATCGTCTTCGGACAACACGGCGGTGGTGATCCACTTCACGGAGGCGTGGGTGAAGCAGGGTGTGGGGAGTTGGCCGGAGTTGCAGTATCTGGCGCGGATGCTGGATCGCTCGACACACGGGCTGCTGTTCGATGAGCGGACGCGTGCGCGTGCGGCGGAGGGTCTCAAGGCGTTGTCGTCGATGTCGGGGCTTGGGCGTCTGGCCCGTCTGCTGGAGGTTCTGTACGGGTTGGCGAGTGACCCGAAGGCACGGACGATCGCGTCGCCGGGGTATCGCCGTTCGTCGCGACCGATTGACCCTCGGATTGATCGGGTGTGTCGTTTCGTGAATGACCGGATCAACGAGGAGCTGACCCAGCGTGAGGTTGCGGCGATGATCCGGATGAAGCCGACGAGCTTCTCGCGTCTGTTCAAGCGTGCGATGGGCAAGACGTTTATTGAGTACGTGCATGAGCTGCGGATCGCGAACGCGTGCCGCGGCCTGGTTGAGTCGGATGACCCGATCACGGACGTCTGTTTCCGTTCGGGCTTCAACAATGTTTCGAATTTTAATCGTGTGTTCCGGAGGCTGGTGGGCGTGAGTCCGCGAGCGTATCGACGACAGTTCCACGAGCCTGCGGCGCGTGCGTGAAGCACGGAGAGGAAGAGCATGAATCTGACCATGGAATCAGCGGCACTGACGGAGGCGTTGGATCAGCCCTTTGCGCTGAGCGCGACGCATCTCGAGCGCTTCGCGAAGTTCGGTTACGTCAAGATCCCGGGTGTGTTGTCGCCTGAGTTGCTGGAGGCGGTCCGCGAGCCGATCGGGCGGGTCGTGCAGGCGAACAACAAGCATGCGGGTGTTCCGATCGAGGAGCGTGACACGTACGGCAAGGCGTTCATTCAGGTGACGAACATCTGGGAGCAGAGCGAGGAGGCCAGGCGTTTTGTGATGGGCAAGCGTCTGGGGCGCATCGCGGCGGAGCTGCTGGGTGTTGCCGGTGTGCGTCTGTACCACGATCAGGCGTTGTACAAGGAGCCATCGGGCGGGATCACGCCCTGGCATCTGGATCAGTACTACTGGCCCCTGGCGACCGACCGGACGGTGACGGTGTGGATTCCGCTGGTGGAGATCCCGATCGAGATGGGTCCGCTGAGTTTTGCGGCCGGCAGTCAGGAACTGGATTTTGGTCGCGACATGGCGATCTCGGATGACAGCGAGACGGCGTTGCGTGACGCGTTGGAGCGTGAGGCTTATCCGGTGGAGGCGTCGGCCTACGCGCTGGGTGAGGTGTCGTTCCACCTTGGCTGGACGGCGCACCGCGCGGGTCCGAACCGTGGCGAGCGTGCGCGTGAGGTCATGACGATGATCTACATGGACCGCGACATGACGCTCATGGAGCCGAAGCACGAGAACCAGCGGCATGACCGCGAGGTATTCTGCCCGGGTATTGAGGTGGGTGCGGTGTGCGACAGCCCGAAGAATCCGATTGTCTATGAGGCGTGAGTCTGGTCAGCGCTGGAAGTCGTAGAGATTCGACAGATTGAGGATGCGAGTCAGCTCGTCGAGGGCGTCGCGTGCGATCGTGATGAGTTTCGGATCGGCGAGGTCGTCGGGGGTCAGGGTTTCGGGGTAGGTCCGGTGCGCCCAGTCGCGGAGTTGTGCGGCGCGCCGCTCGGTGAGCAGCAGTGACTGGGGGATGGCGGCCTGCTGGTGATCGGTCAGGACGACGCGTAGGCGGAGGCAGGCGGGCCCGCCGCCGTTGCTCATGGACTGCTGGAGGTCGAAGAAGAGGGCTTCGTGGATGAGGCCCTGCGTCTGCCAGTCTTCGAGCAGCCGGCTGACGGCGGGCGACTGGCGGCAGTTCTCGGGGCAGACGATGAGCCGCTGTCCGTCGGGCGTGCGGAGCAGTTGGCTGTTAAACAGGTAGGAACTGACGGCGTCCTCGAGTGAGACCTCGTCGGGGTGTACGCGGAGGATGATGAGAGGCTGGGCGTGGTGTCGGTTCCACGTCTCGGTGATCTGGCTGATGGCGTCGTCGGTGTCGATGTAGGCGTGTTCGTGGAGCAGGAGGAGGTCGGTGTCGCCGACGGCGATGACGTCGTTGTGGAAGACGCCCGCGTCGATGGCGTCGGGGTGCTGCTGGAGGAAGAGGGTGCGCTGGGGATCGAGTTGGTGTCGGCGTGCGACGGCCTGCGAGGCGGCGAGGCGTTGGCGGGCGTTGAAGCGACGGGGCTCGGGGCCGGGACTGGTGCCGCGGGGAGCGGCGGTGCCGTATGTGAAGATCTCGATGCCGGGGTTGTCGTGGGTGGGTGCGAGTCGTGTGTGATTGGCGGCGCCCTCGTCGGTGAGCGCGGCGGGGAGCGGGTCGTGGACGGCGAATCGGGTGTCGTCGGCGAAGATGCGGCGGAGCAGACGCGTGGTGAAGGGGGCTTCGAGCGAGCGGTGGAGGGCGCTGGTGAGGTTGGCGGGTGAGAGATGGAGTCGCTGGTCGGCGGTGTCGGGTGCGGGGCTGACGGTGGCGGCGTTGGCGGTCCACATCGCCGAGGCGCTCCACGCGGCGGCGAGGAGTTCGGGCGCGTGTCGTTGTGCGGCGTGGAGGAGGTCGGCGTCGGTGCCGGTGAAACCGGCGGCGCGGAGCAGGTCGAGGTGGGGGCGTTCGTGGGGCGGGAGGACGGCCTGGGGTATGCCGAGTCGTGCGAGGGTCGCTGCCTTGTCGATGCCCTGGAGGACGGCGGCGCGGGGCGAGGCGGTGTCGCCGCGGTGGGTCTGCGAGGCGAGGTTGCCGGGCGCGAGGCCGGCGTAGTTGTGGGTGGGGCCGACGAGGCCGTCGAACTGGAACTCGGTGGTGGTCATGAGGAGGGTGTGATGCCGGGGAGGGGTTTGTCGACGGGCGCGAGGGGCCCGGCCTCCATGGAGGCGACGGGGAAGGCGCAGTAGGCGGCGGCGGCGCTGGCGCTGGGTCGGTGGTTGCCGCTGCGTCCGATGCCGCCGAAGGGCATCTTGCCGGAGGCGCCGACGGTGGGCCCGTTGAGGTTGATGATGCCGGCGCGGACGGTGTGCACAAAGCGGTCGAAGTGTTCGGCGTTGTCGGTGAGGAGCGAGGCGGCGAGGCCGTAGCGTGTCTGGTTGGCGAGGGCGATGGCGTCGTCGAGGGTACGGGTGGTGAGGACGGAAAGGAGGGGTCCGAAGTATTCTTCGTCGGGACGCTTGTCGGGTTCGATGGCGAGGATGCCGGGCGTGAGGATGCCGGTGTGAGGTCCGGCGACTTCGAGGGGGAGGACGGGCGCTGCGCCAAAGTCGAGGAGTTGCTGTTGGGCGTCGAGAATGGCCTGCCCGGCCTGCGGGGTTATGAGGGGACCGCAGAAGGGCGCGGGCTCGGCGTCGAAGGGTCCGACGGTGATGGATCGTGCGATACCGGTGAGGCGGTCGAGGAAGGCGTCGCGATCGATGCTGTCGGTGAGGATGACGCGTCGGGCGCAGTTGCAGCGTTGTCCGGCGGTGGAGAAAGCCGAGACGGCGGTGATGTAGGCGGCGGTATCGAGGTGGTTGGTGTCGTGGACGACGATGGGGTTGTTGCCGCCGAGTTCGAGCGCGACGATCTTGCCGGGCTCATCGACGAGGCTGGCTGCGATGGATCGGCCGGCGGGGTAGCTGCCGGTGAAGAGGACGCCATCGGTCTGCGGGTGCTGGACGAGTGCCTGTCCGGTGTCGCGTGCGCCGACAACGGCGGAGAGAACGCCTTGCGGGAGCCCGGCCTTCTGCCAGAGCTCGGCCATGATCATGCCGGCGGTGGGCGTGCGTTCGCTGGGCTTGAAGACGATGGTATTGCCAGCGAGGAGCGCGGGGGTGATGTGGCCGTTGGGCAGGTGGATGGGGAAGTTGAAGGGTCCGATGACGGCGAGCAGGCCGTGGGGCCGGTATCGGGTCACCCCCCTGCCGTTGGGCAGGTCGATGGTTCGATCGGCGAGTTGACGGCGGTGTTCCTCGATGGAGGTGGCGACCTTGGGGGCGAGCAGCGCGGCTTCGCCACGCGCCTCCCAGAGGGGTTTGCCGGCTTCGCGTGCGATGGCGAGGGCGATTTCTTCGGTGTGCTGTTTGGCGAGTTCGGCGTAGCGTTGGGCGATCTCGATGCGCTGGTCGAGCGGGGTGGCGGCCCAGGCGGGGTGAGCGTCACGGGCGGCCTGGACGGCCTCGTCGACCTGATCGCCGGAGGCGGCGTTGCCCTGCCAGGTGGGTTCGAGCGACCAGGGGTTGTGGGCTTGGAGCGGGGCGCCTGTGCCGGCGGCCCAGTTGCCGTTGATGAGGTGCTGTCCGGGGGTCATCGCTGCTCAGCTTTCGTTGTTGTAGTCGGGTCGGAGTCGGACGGCGCGGATGGGTTCGCCTGATTCGAGGTCAAGGGTGGCGGCCACGTCGTGTGGGATCTGGAGGGTGTCGCCCTCGGGCCGAGCGGGGGCGAAGGTGGCGAGGAAGGTGTCGCGGGTATTGCCGATCATCCAGAGTTCGTTGGCGTCGGCGGGGACGTCGGTGGTCCAACGCCAGATGCGGCTGTCGCGGACGGTTCGGATCTGCTGGGTGGGGCAGGTGACGATGGGGCCTGCGTCGAAGATATCGACGAGGTCGCC
Coding sequences within:
- a CDS encoding lamin tail domain-containing protein; this encodes MERVTTSTLLIAALMGFGANADAQVYVNEVLYDLDVNDNSGSSEPDGEFIELYNAGTADVDLSGWVLDTRDPFGAGPNYPLPAGSIIPAGGYFVVGSANVPNVDYTPLPRPASGLASQDQGYMEDRNETVELYDAAGALIDAVAFETSKGIATTDPVIGAQLGGGIYASQSLVPGVGVGQSMSRYLDGVDTDVNGYDFGQLPQTPGASNNLPQVVSHNVPDVDGLATGTTLTGDYTASYINPEVIDPTVVSAMNPTAIPASPQGGNAIAMADFGGTFATSNELVDGFDIYAYIDTNPTPLRGGANPSAESTMFGIGNSGIFFNVPDPASRLSVGSGINGSTGLAWLISRSEVDVFLYLVDAKNGGQNSTWDILAEFDLTGVDADWARLSIDAENGVAMYNDNVVNFDAQPELLGPFYAGHNEFIDGFASRPATWDVVPEPASLALTGLGCLAMLRRR
- a CDS encoding glycoside hydrolase family 5 protein, giving the protein MHRFLTLILITLLTPLTLMAQDLNGFRRGINLSHWHAQVFDPRGYTNDYFFSKITQQDIDLISRLGFDHVRVSVEPDGLFNNEQPGQLNKSRLYALDVGLRMILKSRLNVILDIHPGEEFKQRLIEDPEARAAFIKNWSALAAHHANHPPQRLWFELLNEPLDYPDDLWQTFQTDIARAVRAAAPNHTIIAAADRWSGIDELLKLKPLEMDNVVYNFHCYDPFIFTHQGANWAGPVPQQVSMVPYPSTPDNVRILIDNTTDVDVIQWLTDYGNQQWNAQRINQRIDQAGDWARQHNVPIMCNEFGVYIPHARAEDRITWSRHMRQALERNGIVWTMWDYKGGFGIADDNLNPNYALAQALGLRPRR
- a CDS encoding outer membrane protein assembly factor BamB family protein, with the protein product MRRILVLVVVLACCVAARGEVEDFTFLQVSDMHLNPRPEGAAYEPDGRSVKAMAWVAGESGKEQSLEPYQVTAVAPDLTLFTGDLFEYSVIGDTWGDLERALAGFRTTNYLMPGNHDNTWASITPKLRALYMHREGINASVEGHYAFTHKGVRFIQLNTSGLLEAVPAIPRGMLTWLRGELDGLDPSMPIIVSMHHPLIGSRSYASEYDTLRLHEVLRGRNVVLLLDGHWHSAQVRRWHQYDSVCGGSTFGKNTGYNIISIQDGMLRVAYRYKEDPLGMDGLVEKRIDAEPAYLKSELVIPASTRHGEAVRVSLRVTGGDRVTSARLRVDGDVEGMLALEQEGASWSGVIETSSMVPGRHFLAIEAERADGAVFTRAGEFFVEPDPGVMRVERRQLVSGVKAGMIPLDDGVMLASVDGAIYQLGEDLRVRVVMGQGGQIVHGFAGTEDRLFYGRDSGYMQSSRYPTVKERMGWMKNLNEPLYAPAVVADGVVYVGDASGRVHALDATNGEPIWKTKVAAYGIEAACAVTDELVIVGAWDGFIHALDRETGEQRWSVWNAKGQTDRKSRYYGPADSAPVVMGERLFVTDRGYVLGAYTLEGEFEGVVMEGITAISRSEDGEHFYGRGLSDRVMKFDAEGEVVWEVEVPAGRLPVPATERGGRVAVTSNDGLLSVLDAEDGSLVAQVRVSPGLYVQAPAAIDAAGRVYVADLDGVVTRVTLAE
- the uvrB gene encoding excinuclease ABC subunit UvrB → MREERFQLVSDFSPMGDQPAAIEALTDGIEAGERYQTLLGATGTGKTFTMANVIARVNKPTLIISHNKTLAAQLYEEMRELFPNNAVSYFVSYYDYYQPEAYIPQRDIYIEKDSSRNDDLDRLRMAATSNLVSRRDTIVVASVSCIFGLGSPDAFKNAVMSISVGQMLPRQDFLRGLTDLQYARSEYELKRGTFRVRGDVIELVPASEEFAYRIELFGDEIESLALIHPTSGELLAEEQHLHVFPAVNYVMPEEKLEGALGSIREELDRRVMALRSEAKLLEAQRLLARTKYDLEMMAEVGYCSGVENYSRHLDGRPAGSRPYTLLDYFPSDDWLMMIDESHVTLPQVQAMYNGDQARKRVLVDHGFRLPSALDNRPLKFEEVEKTWSQVVFVTATPGPYEMEQTRGQVVEQIIRPTGLVDPVIEVRPADGQVPDLLTMVRERKAAGERVLVTTLTKRLAEDLAAYLAGQEINCRYLHSEIDTLDRVAILRELREGQFDVLVGVNLLREGLDLPEVSMVAILDADKTGFLRSATSLIQQMGRAARNVNAYVVLYADSVTPAMQAAMDETERRRAKQLAYNAEHGITPKTVEKAIRKGIELELRARRTARKLMNEEVEEEAIDRDELLAELRKQMYEAAESLEFEKAAGIRDQIKQIEASPELKRVPAAMKPEKKPGTPGVRVVKRGKKRKAGQP